The proteins below are encoded in one region of Scyliorhinus torazame isolate Kashiwa2021f chromosome 8, sScyTor2.1, whole genome shotgun sequence:
- the tiprl gene encoding TIP41-like protein isoform X2 has translation MTTHSFKNSKQEFNFGPWKLTANKSHIMKSKDIEKLAEEMKMHSLPEMLFGDNVLKVQHAGGFGISFNATDALRTVDNGHGTVKVACAEAWQESRADSEHSKEVVKPYDWTFTTDYKGTLLGDELKLKVTPTTERIDLEKLKTREQIMYFEEVLLFEDELHDHGVSMLSVKVRVMPSSFFVLLRFFLRVDGVLIRTNDTRVYHELPRK, from the exons ATGACAACACACAGTTTTAAAAACAGCAAACAGGAATTTAACTTTGGACCATGGAAGCTAACTGCCAACAAAAGCCATATTATGAAATCAAAGGACATTGAAAA GTTAGCTGAGGAAATGAAGATGCATTCCCTACCAGAGATGTTGTTTGGTGATAATGTCTTAAAGGTGCAACATGCTGGAGGATTTGGAATTTCATTTAATGCTACCGATGCCTTAAGGACAGTGGATAATGGGCATGGTACAGTGAAAGTGGCATGTGCAGAGGCATGGCAGGAGAGCAG GGCTGATTCTGAACACTCAAAAGAAGTTGTTAAACCCTATGACTGGACGTTTACTACAGACTATAAAGGAACGCTACTTGGTGATGAGTTAAAGTTAAAG GTTACTCCCACAACCGAACGTATAGATTTGGAGAAATTGAAAACGAGAGAGCAGATCATGTACTTTGAAGAAGTTTTATTGTTTGAAGATGAACTTCATGATCATGGTGTTTCCATGCTCAGTGTAAAAGTG AGAGTGATGCCATCCAGTTTCTTTGTGCTGTTGCGATTTTTCTTGAGAGTTGATGGTGTACTCATACGGACAAATGACACTAGAGTTTATCATGAG CTCCCGAGAAAGTAA
- the tiprl gene encoding TIP41-like protein isoform X1, which translates to MTTHSFKNSKQEFNFGPWKLTANKSHIMKSKDIEKLAEEMKMHSLPEMLFGDNVLKVQHAGGFGISFNATDALRTVDNGHGTVKVACAEAWQESRADSEHSKEVVKPYDWTFTTDYKGTLLGDELKLKVTPTTERIDLEKLKTREQIMYFEEVLLFEDELHDHGVSMLSVKVRVMPSSFFVLLRFFLRVDGVLIRTNDTRVYHEADKNYLLSEYSSRESNVSALQNVPQYLFTDPNEISKYLSLKKLICEKLEFPEGVDNNSTFENMQNSVAGRETRQT; encoded by the exons ATGACAACACACAGTTTTAAAAACAGCAAACAGGAATTTAACTTTGGACCATGGAAGCTAACTGCCAACAAAAGCCATATTATGAAATCAAAGGACATTGAAAA GTTAGCTGAGGAAATGAAGATGCATTCCCTACCAGAGATGTTGTTTGGTGATAATGTCTTAAAGGTGCAACATGCTGGAGGATTTGGAATTTCATTTAATGCTACCGATGCCTTAAGGACAGTGGATAATGGGCATGGTACAGTGAAAGTGGCATGTGCAGAGGCATGGCAGGAGAGCAG GGCTGATTCTGAACACTCAAAAGAAGTTGTTAAACCCTATGACTGGACGTTTACTACAGACTATAAAGGAACGCTACTTGGTGATGAGTTAAAGTTAAAG GTTACTCCCACAACCGAACGTATAGATTTGGAGAAATTGAAAACGAGAGAGCAGATCATGTACTTTGAAGAAGTTTTATTGTTTGAAGATGAACTTCATGATCATGGTGTTTCCATGCTCAGTGTAAAAGTG AGAGTGATGCCATCCAGTTTCTTTGTGCTGTTGCGATTTTTCTTGAGAGTTGATGGTGTACTCATACGGACAAATGACACTAGAGTTTATCATGAG GCTGACAAAAACTACCTTCTCTCTGAATACAGCTCCCGAGAAAGTAATGTATCAGCTCTTCAG AACGTTCCACAATATCTTTTTACTGATCCGAATGAGATCTCAAAGTATTTATCCCTGAAAAAGCTCATCTGTGAGAAGTTGGAATTCCCAGAGGGTGTGGACAACAACTCAACATTTGAAAATATGCAGAACAGCGTTGCAGGCAGAGAAACAAGACAGACGTGA